The following coding sequences are from one Leptolyngbya sp. NIES-3755 window:
- a CDS encoding hypothetical protein (protein of unknown function DUF422;~similar to AA sequence:cyanobase_aa:LBDG_17880) codes for MKHLVTVERLCLTGHSLALAFGLAGLLLVLPNPEFIAALPTIGQTAFGWSMANGGVGYILLGAITVALYAYRTLGIRHWLTFMLPAVFLSLGSELLGTSTGFPFGAYGYLSGLGYKIAGLVPFTIPLSWFYVGLCCYVLARTGLESLKLPVWARLMGAIALGSVLLTAWDFVLDPAMSQAPYPFWEFGEVGEFFGMPYRNVSGWLGTGALFMFVASLFWGSKPLNLTRAQLTVPLVVYLINFAFGAIITVTELDARYLIPTSMSIVLGVVPAIALWWMSKPAQGIESSLSGTVSRDVSTVSVGISQK; via the coding sequence ATGAAGCATCTGGTTACTGTGGAGCGCCTGTGTTTGACGGGACATTCTTTGGCGCTGGCGTTTGGATTAGCAGGATTATTGCTGGTGCTGCCTAATCCAGAATTTATCGCGGCTCTTCCCACGATCGGGCAAACGGCATTCGGCTGGAGCATGGCAAATGGTGGCGTGGGGTATATTCTTTTGGGCGCGATTACGGTGGCGCTTTATGCTTACCGGACGCTCGGAATACGGCACTGGCTCACGTTTATGTTACCTGCGGTGTTCTTGTCTTTGGGAAGCGAATTGCTCGGAACGAGTACCGGCTTTCCGTTCGGGGCTTATGGATATTTAAGTGGGTTGGGCTATAAGATCGCGGGTCTTGTCCCGTTTACGATTCCGCTGTCCTGGTTTTATGTGGGATTGTGCTGTTATGTCTTGGCACGAACTGGATTGGAAAGTTTGAAACTGCCAGTTTGGGCGCGGCTAATGGGTGCGATCGCGCTGGGTTCAGTGCTTTTAACGGCTTGGGATTTCGTTCTCGATCCGGCGATGAGTCAGGCTCCGTATCCATTTTGGGAGTTTGGTGAAGTCGGTGAGTTCTTTGGAATGCCGTATCGGAATGTGAGTGGCTGGCTCGGAACGGGAGCACTGTTTATGTTTGTGGCTTCGTTGTTCTGGGGAAGCAAACCGCTGAATCTGACTCGCGCTCAGTTGACAGTGCCATTGGTGGTTTATTTGATCAACTTTGCGTTCGGGGCGATTATCACGGTGACGGAACTCGATGCACGATATTTGATTCCGACTTCGATGAGCATTGTGCTGGGAGTGGTGCCAGCGATCGCGCTTTGGTGGATGAGTAAGCCCGCTCAAGGCATCGAATCGTCGCTTTCTGGAACCGTGTCACGCGATGTTTCTACCGTTTCGGTCGGGATTTCTCAGAAATAA
- a CDS encoding putative permease superfamily protein (similar to AA sequence:cyanobase_aa:LBDG_29600), translating to MAQINSAFTLFMSLMVEAMPFLLLGVLFSGLLQFFVDEQKLVAVLPKNAFLGAFVGSCIGFLFPVCECGNVPVARRLMLQGAPTSVAIGFLLAAPTINPIVFWATWTAFRDQPEIVFFRIGFSLVIATIIGWVFSVQKDVRPLVQDSVASYLSRKQEAPKSSASPLLQSGTYFLGQSTKPLITDPIELQAAMGGAITKPVDYRLRLLLENTIQETRELGGVLVMGSAIAAILQVFVPRDVILGLGQDNVTSILAMLLLAAVVSICSTVDSFFALSFASTFTSGSLIAFLVFGPMIDLKGVGLMLSVFKWRAILYIFGLAGLLTFLFCLFVNLYIS from the coding sequence ATGGCTCAAATTAACAGTGCGTTCACGCTCTTTATGAGTTTGATGGTCGAGGCAATGCCCTTTTTGCTCCTTGGGGTGTTGTTCTCTGGCTTGCTGCAATTTTTTGTTGATGAACAGAAGCTAGTCGCGGTTTTGCCGAAAAATGCTTTTCTTGGTGCATTTGTCGGAAGTTGTATTGGCTTCCTGTTTCCGGTGTGCGAATGCGGAAATGTTCCGGTTGCACGTCGATTGATGCTACAAGGTGCGCCGACTTCGGTGGCGATCGGCTTTTTGCTGGCGGCTCCGACGATTAACCCGATCGTCTTTTGGGCGACTTGGACTGCGTTTCGTGATCAGCCCGAAATTGTATTTTTTCGTATCGGCTTTTCGCTGGTAATTGCGACGATTATCGGCTGGGTGTTTAGCGTTCAGAAAGATGTTCGCCCATTGGTTCAAGACAGTGTTGCCTCTTATCTTTCTCGCAAACAGGAAGCCCCCAAATCTTCGGCTTCTCCATTACTACAGTCGGGAACTTACTTTCTGGGACAATCGACAAAACCGCTGATTACCGACCCGATCGAGCTTCAAGCCGCAATGGGTGGAGCGATTACGAAACCTGTGGATTATCGGCTGAGACTGTTGCTCGAAAACACAATTCAGGAAACGCGGGAATTGGGCGGAGTCTTAGTTATGGGAAGTGCGATCGCGGCAATTCTCCAAGTCTTTGTTCCAAGAGATGTGATTCTGGGTTTGGGTCAGGATAATGTCACCTCAATTTTGGCGATGTTATTGCTGGCAGCAGTCGTTTCGATTTGTTCTACTGTTGATTCATTTTTCGCGCTGTCATTTGCATCGACGTTCACAAGCGGATCATTAATTGCGTTTCTCGTGTTTGGTCCGATGATCGATCTTAAAGGTGTGGGATTGATGCTGTCGGTGTTTAAGTGGAGAGCGATTCTGTATATCTTCGGATTGGCAGGCTTGTTGACGTTCCTGTTCTGTTTGTTCGTGAATTTGTATATCAGTTGA
- a CDS encoding hypothetical protein (similar to AA sequence:cyanobase_aa:LBDG_29590) codes for MSRISWRVVSPWLDLLAMTAWGLVILKFWLTNELFLLIHPNYKILTISAGFALLIISGIKSFWIWKASRNARPVTSDLPHITLLPPGWSSGLLLVVAIAGLVITPRPFASQTAIDRGVNDSITLTRVRPQTFRASARTEDKSLIDWIRTLQVYPEPDAYTGQKAKLQGFVVVTPEIPEQYFLLTRFVITCCAADVYPVRLPVKLTQGTRADYKVDSWLEVEGQMITETLAGKRQLVVQANSIKPIPEPKNPYDY; via the coding sequence ATGTCTAGAATTTCTTGGCGTGTTGTGTCTCCGTGGCTAGACCTGTTAGCGATGACAGCTTGGGGATTGGTCATTCTAAAGTTTTGGCTGACGAATGAACTGTTTTTGCTGATTCATCCGAACTATAAAATTTTGACGATCTCAGCAGGGTTCGCATTGCTGATCATCAGCGGCATCAAAAGTTTTTGGATTTGGAAAGCGAGTCGAAATGCGCGACCTGTGACCAGCGATTTGCCGCACATCACGCTACTTCCGCCCGGATGGAGTAGTGGTTTATTGCTGGTGGTTGCGATCGCTGGCTTAGTGATTACGCCGCGCCCGTTTGCCAGTCAGACGGCTATCGATCGAGGTGTAAATGATTCGATTACGCTCACACGAGTTCGACCGCAGACTTTTCGCGCTTCTGCTCGGACTGAAGATAAGAGCTTGATCGATTGGATTCGGACGCTTCAGGTGTATCCAGAACCCGATGCGTACACCGGACAGAAAGCGAAATTGCAAGGATTTGTGGTCGTTACTCCAGAAATTCCAGAACAGTACTTCTTGCTGACTCGATTTGTAATTACGTGCTGTGCGGCAGATGTGTATCCGGTGAGATTGCCTGTGAAGTTGACCCAAGGAACAAGAGCAGATTATAAAGTCGATTCTTGGCTGGAAGTCGAGGGGCAAATGATTACGGAAACTTTGGCAGGAAAGCGGCAGTTAGTCGTTCAGGCGAATTCGATCAAACCGATTCCAGAGCCGAAGAATCCTTACGATTATTAA
- a CDS encoding putative cellulase (similar to AA sequence:cyanobase_aa:LBDG_00070) — protein sequence MMRLYSRIHQTFKRSTFYLVFLLSIASVTFLSTISPAQLPIAQKVEIQPPLSTRGADLIDANKRSILLRGVNWFGMETETQAPHGLWARDYKEMLAQIKSLGYNVIRLPYSVQALRGTEISGVNFEIGSNRELQGKKPIEVMDAVVQEAGRQGLMILLDSHRLNNQRIPELWYGDGFTEEDWIGTWTMLAERYKNQPNVIGADLKNEPHGRASWGTGDRATDWRLAAERAGEAILKIAPNWLIVVEGVENNVPGQQLKQHWMGGNLEGVRQFPVRLSIKNRVVYSPHEYGAGVFNQPWFSAIDFPRNLTTRWEKAFFYIARQKIAPIWVGEFGGRQVDETSIEGRWQRRFVQFLKENRLGFAYWSWNPNSQDTGGILIDDWTQIDQPKQELLNQLLPAQTMQATR from the coding sequence ATGATGAGACTCTATTCCCGCATCCACCAAACTTTTAAGCGATCGACGTTCTATCTCGTGTTTCTGTTGTCGATCGCGAGTGTGACTTTTTTAAGTACGATTTCTCCTGCACAATTACCGATCGCTCAAAAAGTGGAAATCCAACCGCCACTCTCGACTCGTGGGGCAGACCTGATCGATGCAAACAAGCGATCGATCCTATTACGGGGCGTGAATTGGTTTGGCATGGAGACGGAAACTCAAGCGCCACACGGACTTTGGGCAAGAGACTACAAGGAAATGCTGGCTCAGATCAAAAGTCTGGGATACAACGTGATTCGGTTGCCGTATTCCGTTCAAGCGCTTCGGGGAACGGAGATTAGCGGCGTGAATTTTGAGATTGGCAGTAACCGAGAATTGCAGGGTAAAAAGCCGATCGAGGTCATGGATGCCGTAGTTCAAGAAGCGGGACGGCAAGGATTAATGATTTTGCTCGATAGTCACCGATTGAACAATCAGCGGATTCCTGAACTTTGGTATGGCGACGGATTTACCGAGGAAGACTGGATCGGGACTTGGACGATGTTGGCGGAACGGTACAAGAATCAGCCGAATGTGATCGGAGCCGATTTGAAGAATGAGCCGCATGGACGGGCGAGTTGGGGAACAGGCGATCGAGCAACCGATTGGAGACTTGCAGCGGAACGTGCAGGAGAAGCGATTCTCAAAATTGCTCCAAATTGGCTGATCGTCGTGGAAGGTGTTGAGAATAACGTGCCAGGTCAGCAACTTAAACAACACTGGATGGGCGGAAATCTTGAAGGAGTCAGACAATTTCCAGTGAGATTATCAATCAAGAATCGCGTCGTTTACTCGCCTCACGAATATGGTGCAGGGGTGTTTAATCAGCCTTGGTTTAGTGCGATCGACTTTCCAAGAAATCTCACGACTCGCTGGGAGAAAGCCTTCTTCTATATTGCACGACAAAAAATTGCGCCGATTTGGGTGGGGGAATTTGGGGGTCGGCAAGTCGATGAGACATCGATCGAAGGACGGTGGCAGCGTCGATTCGTTCAATTTCTCAAAGAGAATCGGTTGGGATTTGCCTATTGGAGTTGGAATCCCAACAGTCAAGACACAGGCGGTATTCTGATCGATGATTGGACCCAGATCGACCAACCCAAACAAGAGCTTCTAAATCAACTGTTACCCGCTCAGACGATGCAGGCAACACGGTAG
- a CDS encoding two component transcriptional regulator (similar to AA sequence:cyanobase_aa:LBDG_00060), with the protein MESHKEKILVVDDEASIRRILETRLSMIGYDVVTAADGEEALDTFRNADPDLVVLDVMMPKLDGYGVCQELRKESDVPIIMLTALGDVADRITGLELGADDYVVKPFSPKELEARIRSVLRRVDKTGVTGIPSSGVIHINSIRIDTNKRQVYKGDERIRLTGMEFSLLELLVSRSGEPFSRSEILQEVWGYTPERHVDTRVVDVHISRLRAKLEDDPSNPELILTARGTGYLFQRILEPGEVE; encoded by the coding sequence GTGGAAAGTCATAAAGAAAAAATTCTGGTTGTGGACGATGAAGCCAGCATTCGCCGCATTCTAGAAACTCGTCTCTCAATGATCGGGTACGATGTGGTGACAGCAGCAGACGGTGAAGAAGCCCTCGACACTTTCCGCAATGCCGATCCAGACCTCGTGGTTCTCGATGTGATGATGCCGAAACTCGATGGTTACGGGGTTTGCCAAGAACTCCGCAAAGAGTCGGATGTGCCAATTATTATGCTGACTGCGCTGGGCGATGTTGCCGATCGGATCACGGGTCTCGAACTCGGAGCGGATGATTACGTCGTGAAGCCGTTCTCGCCAAAAGAACTCGAAGCGCGAATTCGATCGGTTCTGCGTCGGGTGGATAAAACGGGCGTAACTGGCATTCCTAGCTCTGGTGTGATTCACATCAACAGCATCCGCATCGATACGAATAAGCGCCAAGTCTATAAAGGGGATGAGCGGATTCGCTTGACTGGAATGGAATTTAGCTTGCTCGAATTGTTAGTCAGTCGATCGGGAGAGCCATTTTCTCGATCGGAGATTCTTCAAGAAGTGTGGGGCTACACTCCGGAGCGCCATGTGGATACTCGCGTGGTAGATGTTCACATTTCCCGACTCCGCGCCAAACTCGAAGATGATCCGAGCAATCCAGAATTGATTCTAACGGCTCGTGGAACGGGCTATCTGTTCCAGCGCATTCTCGAACCGGGTGAAGTCGAATAA
- a CDS encoding DNA repair protein RadA (similar to AA sequence:cyanobase_aa:LBDG_00050), with translation MPKVRSTFVCNECGAEFSQHFGRCPSCSTWNSLEEQVSRPATPPAAAIAQVTRLRGTKSRTSDAPARAISSLKLNEISDQAQDRLASGYVELDRVLGGGIVPGSLVLIGGDPGIGKSTLLLQTANRLATRYRTLYVCAEESGRQVKLRAQRLGVGKQASTEETELLEHSEEEGSLHLLPEIDLDTILTELESLKPRVAIIDSIQALYYSALTSAPGSVSQVRECTSVLMQVAKRQNITLFIVGHVTKEGAIAGPKVLEHLVDTVLYFEGDRFASHRLLRSVKNRFGATHEIGVFEMVDQGLQEVLNPSELFLGSREEASSGTATIVACEGTRPIVVELQALVSATSYSSPRRSTTGIEHNRLLQILAVLEKRVGIPLSKLDAYVASSGGLSVGEPAADLGVAVAVAASFRDRIVDPYTVLIGEVGLGGQVRPVSQTELRLKEAAKLGFKKAIVPKGASYGDVGMEVIPVARVLDAISVALAGSRARPTEEHEQE, from the coding sequence ATGCCCAAAGTACGATCGACGTTTGTTTGTAATGAGTGCGGGGCGGAATTTTCTCAACATTTCGGTCGCTGTCCATCGTGTTCGACCTGGAATTCCCTCGAAGAACAGGTGTCGCGTCCGGCTACACCCCCCGCTGCTGCGATTGCTCAGGTGACACGGTTACGCGGTACGAAAAGCCGAACTTCGGATGCTCCCGCAAGAGCGATTTCTTCTTTGAAGTTGAACGAGATTTCGGATCAGGCTCAGGATCGGTTGGCTTCGGGATATGTGGAACTCGATCGCGTTTTGGGGGGCGGGATCGTACCCGGATCGCTCGTCTTGATTGGGGGCGATCCAGGGATTGGTAAGTCAACGCTCCTGCTTCAAACTGCGAATCGGTTGGCGACTCGATATCGGACGCTCTATGTGTGTGCAGAAGAATCGGGACGACAGGTGAAATTAAGAGCACAGCGGCTCGGAGTTGGGAAACAGGCGAGCACTGAGGAAACGGAACTCTTAGAGCACTCTGAAGAGGAGGGCAGTCTTCATCTGTTGCCAGAGATTGATCTGGATACGATTTTGACTGAGTTGGAATCGCTCAAGCCCAGAGTGGCAATTATCGATAGTATTCAAGCGTTGTATTACAGTGCGCTGACTTCGGCTCCTGGATCGGTTTCGCAGGTACGCGAATGTACTTCGGTTCTGATGCAGGTAGCGAAACGGCAGAACATTACGCTGTTTATTGTTGGACACGTCACGAAAGAAGGCGCGATCGCAGGTCCAAAAGTGCTCGAACACTTGGTCGATACGGTTCTCTATTTTGAGGGCGATCGATTCGCAAGTCATCGATTACTCCGTTCAGTCAAAAACCGTTTCGGTGCAACTCACGAGATCGGCGTATTTGAAATGGTCGATCAAGGCTTGCAAGAAGTTCTCAATCCGTCAGAACTGTTCTTGGGCAGCCGAGAAGAGGCATCTTCGGGAACAGCCACGATCGTCGCGTGTGAAGGAACTCGTCCGATCGTGGTTGAATTGCAAGCCTTGGTGAGTGCAACCAGTTATAGTTCGCCCCGTCGATCGACAACTGGAATCGAACATAACCGACTTTTACAAATTCTCGCAGTGCTAGAGAAACGAGTCGGAATTCCATTATCAAAGCTCGATGCTTATGTCGCATCATCAGGTGGCTTGAGTGTCGGTGAACCTGCGGCGGATTTGGGAGTTGCGGTTGCAGTTGCGGCAAGTTTTCGCGATCGTATTGTCGATCCTTACACCGTTCTAATCGGTGAAGTCGGTCTAGGTGGACAAGTTCGACCCGTTTCTCAAACCGAATTGCGATTGAAGGAAGCGGCGAAACTTGGGTTTAAAAAAGCGATCGTGCCTAAAGGTGCAAGTTACGGCGATGTGGGGATGGAAGTGATTCCAGTGGCGCGAGTGTTAGATGCGATTAGCGTGGCACTGGCGGGAAGTCGAGCAAGACCCACCGAAGAACACGAACAGGAATAA
- a CDS encoding integral membrane protein MviN (similar to AA sequence:cyanobase_aa:LBDG_04770) codes for MGEANFAIIIVTETKPKRSLAGIAGIVAIATLVSKVAGLLREQLIAFAFGVGVVRAAYDTSTILPSFFLILLGGINGPFHSAMVSALAKREKEESAPLVEAISTLIGSIFLVVTIVVFVFAPFFIDLLASGLRQAPPGLDPVEIATRLQTREIAIQQLRIMAPIAWFAGMIGIGFGALNAADQYWLPSISPLISSVTLLIGLGIFLLTSGTPTTNPNYAITGGIVLAAATLLGTFFQWIIQFWAQRQSGLGRFRVRFVWNDPGVQEVFRVMGPALFSSGMLQINVVTDLTFASLLPNAVAAIPSLTYANFLVQTPLGILSNMILVPFLPIFSRLTDPGQVDQLKARIRQGMLITAIAMLPLSALIISLATPIVRVVYERGAFNPEATQLVASVLIAYAVGMFVYLGRDVLVRVFYALGDGDTPFKISMVNIFLNAFFDFLFYRPFGIVGIVLATVSVNIFSVLALLYFLNRRLNGLPLLEWSYPIVGLTASSILAGTVSWFISNAIANLSGLNGFFLALAQTTIAGLIGLAVFALLANQLRLPEVDQFSDRILQRFRR; via the coding sequence ATGGGTGAAGCCAATTTTGCCATAATTATCGTGACTGAGACTAAGCCCAAACGTTCACTTGCAGGCATCGCTGGAATTGTCGCGATCGCAACTCTCGTCAGCAAAGTTGCCGGACTGCTTCGAGAACAATTGATCGCCTTTGCCTTCGGGGTTGGAGTGGTAAGAGCGGCTTACGATACTTCCACGATTCTTCCAAGCTTCTTTCTGATTTTGCTGGGCGGAATTAATGGACCATTTCACAGTGCGATGGTCAGTGCATTGGCAAAACGGGAGAAGGAAGAATCTGCGCCGCTCGTTGAAGCCATTTCGACGCTGATTGGCAGCATTTTCTTAGTTGTCACGATCGTCGTTTTTGTCTTTGCGCCATTCTTTATCGATTTACTAGCAAGCGGATTGCGGCAGGCTCCTCCAGGTCTAGATCCAGTGGAGATCGCAACTCGTTTACAAACTAGAGAAATTGCGATTCAACAGTTGCGGATTATGGCTCCGATCGCTTGGTTTGCAGGCATGATCGGAATTGGATTTGGTGCGTTAAATGCAGCCGATCAGTATTGGTTGCCTTCCATCAGTCCATTGATTTCTAGCGTAACTTTGCTGATTGGATTGGGCATCTTTTTGCTGACTTCAGGAACACCTACAACGAATCCGAACTATGCGATCACGGGTGGAATTGTTTTAGCAGCGGCAACGCTTTTGGGAACGTTTTTTCAATGGATCATCCAGTTTTGGGCGCAGCGGCAATCTGGGTTAGGTCGATTTCGAGTGCGGTTTGTTTGGAATGATCCGGGCGTTCAGGAAGTGTTCCGGGTGATGGGTCCAGCTTTGTTTTCATCTGGAATGCTGCAAATTAACGTGGTGACAGATTTAACGTTTGCATCATTACTACCGAATGCAGTGGCAGCGATTCCGAGTTTGACTTACGCAAATTTTTTGGTGCAAACGCCTTTGGGGATTTTGTCGAATATGATCCTCGTGCCGTTTTTACCTATATTTTCTAGATTGACTGATCCTGGACAGGTGGATCAGTTGAAAGCCCGAATTCGGCAGGGAATGTTGATTACTGCGATCGCAATGTTACCTCTGAGTGCGTTAATCATTTCCTTAGCAACGCCGATCGTTCGAGTTGTTTATGAACGTGGAGCATTCAATCCTGAAGCGACTCAATTAGTTGCCTCTGTATTAATTGCGTATGCTGTCGGAATGTTCGTGTATCTCGGTCGTGATGTGTTAGTGCGAGTGTTTTATGCGCTCGGAGACGGTGATACTCCATTCAAAATTAGTATGGTTAATATCTTCCTCAATGCGTTTTTTGACTTTCTGTTTTACAGACCGTTTGGCATTGTTGGGATTGTTTTAGCAACCGTTAGCGTTAATATTTTTTCAGTATTGGCGTTATTGTATTTCTTGAATCGTAGATTGAATGGACTTCCATTACTTGAATGGAGTTATCCGATCGTTGGACTGACTGCGAGTAGCATTTTGGCAGGAACAGTCAGTTGGTTTATCTCGAATGCGATCGCAAATCTTTCTGGTCTAAACGGCTTCTTTCTTGCATTGGCACAAACCACGATTGCTGGCTTGATCGGGCTTGCAGTCTTCGCCCTTCTTGCAAATCAGCTAAGATTACCAGAAGTAGATCAGTTTAGCGATCGTATTCTCCAACGCTTCCGAAGATGA
- a CDS encoding hypothetical protein (hypothetical protein L8106_08406;~similar to AA sequence:cyanobase_aa:LBDG_04780), with translation MKPYTVIYDGHCNLCSNLVQVLENIDKGDRFQYLPMQDEIGLAQFGVTAQDCEMGMILIDNAKPDRRWQGSDAAEEIGRLLPVGNVFVSAYRNLPGMKWVGDRVYEQVRDNRYALFGRRSSTYQTAYPACDSSCKQYFSKQTD, from the coding sequence ATGAAACCTTACACTGTGATTTATGACGGGCACTGTAATCTCTGCTCGAATCTCGTTCAAGTTCTCGAAAACATTGATAAAGGCGATCGATTTCAATATCTGCCCATGCAAGATGAGATTGGACTCGCCCAATTTGGAGTCACAGCGCAAGATTGTGAGATGGGGATGATTTTGATTGATAATGCGAAACCCGATCGTAGATGGCAAGGAAGTGATGCGGCTGAGGAAATTGGACGATTGCTTCCGGTAGGAAATGTTTTTGTATCTGCTTATCGGAACTTGCCGGGAATGAAATGGGTGGGCGATCGCGTTTATGAGCAAGTTCGCGACAATCGATATGCCTTGTTTGGTCGTCGATCGAGTACTTATCAAACCGCTTATCCTGCCTGTGATAGTTCTTGCAAGCAGTATTTCTCTAAGCAGACTGATTGA
- a CDS encoding hypothetical protein (similar to AA sequence:cyanobase_aa:cce_1705): MKQRAVVGKDGKIEIQNSEFAEGTVVEVIVLIEQDQAEMDETEYLLSTKANRDQLMSAIQTLKTKTDLITFTPEEWNME; the protein is encoded by the coding sequence ATGAAGCAACGGGCGGTGGTTGGCAAGGATGGAAAGATTGAGATTCAAAATTCGGAATTTGCGGAAGGAACTGTGGTTGAAGTGATTGTTTTGATTGAACAAGATCAGGCTGAAATGGATGAAACGGAGTATCTTCTCTCCACTAAAGCGAATCGCGATCAGTTAATGTCTGCGATTCAGACTCTTAAAACAAAAACTGACTTGATCACCTTTACGCCAGAGGAATGGAATATGGAGTAA